In Gimesia sp., the following are encoded in one genomic region:
- a CDS encoding sulfatase, with the protein MHVLIRSRNGLLCLFTFCLLSLLCVSVSSAAETRPNIVMILADDVSWNDLGCYGHPSIRTPNLDRLAKEGLRFDNAYLTISSCSPSRCSVITSRYPHNTGAPELHTPLPEGQVLFPQLLRDAGYYTVISGKQHMGPYALTSFDHVSKGKGPGREEDWVPILKKRPKDQPFFCWFASTDAHRAWQKSKQTQPHQPEDVVVPPYLIDSPETRKDLAQYYDEISRLDYFTGQILDELDAQGIADNTLVLFFADNGRPFPRCKTRLYDSGIKTPMMVRWPKVIPSGTVTNSLVSTIDLGPTFLQVAGVKADPRMQGVSFEKLFTDPKAKVRDYAFAEHNWHVFKAHERMVRTGDWLYIRNALPGQRNLCVESIDFPSGEALWERFEAGKLNKNQKDVFLKPRPREELYKVSKDPHQFENLAEQPEYASELARLRTVLDQWAEQTGDTIPDNPTPDRNQRPGEPKPGEFEHREMPGDARDAQKVNQPGPVLAD; encoded by the coding sequence ATGCATGTTCTGATACGTTCTCGAAACGGGCTGCTCTGCCTGTTTACATTCTGTCTGCTCTCCCTGCTGTGTGTCTCTGTTTCCTCGGCTGCCGAAACGCGCCCGAATATCGTGATGATCCTGGCAGACGATGTCTCCTGGAATGATCTGGGCTGTTATGGTCATCCCTCGATCCGTACTCCTAATCTGGATCGGCTGGCGAAAGAGGGTCTGCGTTTTGATAACGCTTATCTAACCATCAGCAGTTGCAGCCCCAGTCGCTGCAGTGTGATCACCAGTCGTTATCCACACAATACAGGAGCCCCGGAACTGCATACGCCGCTGCCGGAAGGACAGGTGTTGTTTCCCCAGTTACTGCGCGATGCTGGTTATTACACGGTCATCTCTGGTAAACAGCATATGGGCCCGTATGCATTGACCTCCTTCGACCATGTTTCGAAGGGAAAAGGACCGGGGCGCGAGGAAGACTGGGTACCGATTCTCAAAAAACGGCCTAAGGATCAGCCCTTCTTCTGCTGGTTCGCTTCCACCGATGCACACCGTGCCTGGCAGAAATCCAAACAGACTCAGCCGCATCAACCCGAAGATGTGGTTGTGCCTCCGTATCTGATTGACAGTCCGGAAACGCGGAAAGACCTCGCCCAGTATTACGATGAGATCAGCCGCCTGGATTACTTCACCGGTCAGATTCTGGATGAACTGGATGCCCAGGGAATCGCGGACAATACGCTGGTGCTGTTCTTCGCTGATAACGGGCGTCCCTTTCCCCGTTGTAAAACCAGACTCTACGATAGTGGTATCAAAACGCCGATGATGGTTCGCTGGCCCAAAGTGATTCCGTCGGGAACCGTGACGAACAGCCTGGTCAGCACAATTGACCTCGGGCCGACATTTCTGCAGGTTGCGGGAGTCAAAGCGGATCCACGAATGCAGGGTGTCAGCTTTGAGAAGCTGTTTACAGATCCGAAGGCGAAAGTCCGCGACTACGCATTTGCCGAACACAACTGGCACGTTTTCAAAGCCCACGAACGTATGGTTCGTACCGGCGACTGGCTCTATATCAGAAACGCGTTGCCGGGGCAGCGCAATCTGTGCGTGGAATCAATCGACTTCCCCTCGGGCGAAGCATTATGGGAACGTTTCGAAGCTGGCAAGTTGAATAAAAATCAGAAGGATGTGTTTCTCAAGCCCCGTCCACGGGAAGAGTTATACAAGGTCAGCAAAGACCCTCACCAGTTTGAGAATCTGGCGGAACAGCCTGAATATGCGAGTGAACTGGCTCGTCTTCGCACCGTGCTGGATCAGTGGGCTGAGCAGACCGGGGATACGATTCCCGACAATCCGACTCCAGACCGGAACCAGCGTCCCGGGGAGCCGAAACCGGGTGAGTTTGAACATCGTGAGATGCCCGGCGATGCCCGTGATGCGCAGAAGGTCAATCAGCCCGGCCCTGTATTGGCAGACTGA
- a CDS encoding DUF1080 domain-containing protein, which yields MKRNQVWGLTLAFLASLCLAGSVQAGESGWVELFNGKNLEGWTQHNGTATYKVEDGTIVGTTSEGSPNSFMCTKKNYGDFELEFEVKVADELNSGCQIRSQQKDGNGRVNGPQVEIEASGKNGAEAGYVYGEATGRGWLTPEDRLKPHKNMKDGEWNKFRIVAKGPRIQTWINGKQIEDLTDEAIYKTHPTGFIGLQVHGIKKGTGPYSVAWKNIRIKELD from the coding sequence ATGAAACGCAATCAAGTATGGGGCTTAACCCTGGCGTTCCTGGCAAGCCTCTGTCTGGCAGGTTCTGTGCAGGCTGGAGAATCTGGCTGGGTCGAGCTGTTCAACGGCAAAAATCTCGAAGGCTGGACACAGCATAACGGAACAGCGACCTACAAGGTTGAAGATGGGACGATCGTGGGAACGACCTCTGAAGGCAGCCCCAACTCGTTCATGTGCACCAAAAAGAACTACGGCGATTTCGAGCTGGAGTTCGAAGTTAAGGTGGCAGATGAACTGAACTCCGGTTGTCAGATTCGCAGCCAGCAGAAAGACGGCAATGGTCGCGTGAATGGTCCCCAGGTTGAGATCGAAGCCAGTGGTAAGAACGGAGCCGAAGCCGGTTATGTGTATGGCGAAGCTACCGGTCGGGGCTGGTTGACTCCCGAGGATCGTCTGAAGCCACATAAAAACATGAAAGATGGCGAGTGGAACAAGTTTCGGATCGTTGCCAAAGGTCCCCGGATCCAGACCTGGATCAATGGTAAGCAGATCGAAGATCTGACGGACGAAGCGATCTATAAGACGCATCCTACGGGCTTCATTGGCCTGCAGGTACACGGCATCAAGAAGGGGACCGGTCCTTATTCGGTTGCCTGGAAAAACATTCGGATCAAAGAACTCGACTAG